From one Candidatus Chlorobium masyuteum genomic stretch:
- a CDS encoding ferritin-like domain-containing protein, whose amino-acid sequence MGTRGREIVGEHLPRVLELLNKAFADEWLAYYQYWVGSKIVQGPMKDAVISELVLHAADELRHADMITARIIQLGGTPIASPRDWFTFANCGYAVPDDPFVKKILEQNISGEQCAINVYNSIISEIGLKDPVTYNLAVQILQDEVEHEEDLQALLEDLGVFLVRQ is encoded by the coding sequence ATGGGTACCAGGGGACGGGAAATTGTCGGGGAGCATCTTCCCCGTGTTCTTGAGCTGCTTAACAAGGCATTTGCTGATGAGTGGCTGGCCTATTACCAGTACTGGGTTGGTTCCAAGATAGTACAGGGGCCGATGAAAGATGCGGTGATTTCCGAGCTTGTCCTGCATGCTGCCGATGAACTCCGGCATGCCGATATGATTACAGCAAGGATAATTCAGCTTGGAGGAACACCCATTGCCTCGCCGCGCGATTGGTTTACCTTTGCAAACTGCGGATATGCCGTGCCGGATGATCCCTTTGTAAAAAAGATTCTTGAACAGAATATTTCGGGAGAGCAGTGTGCCATCAATGTTTATAACAGCATTATCAGTGAAATAGGGCTCAAGGATCCTGTTACCTATAATCTTGCAGTACAGATTCTCCAGGATGAGGTGGAGCATGAAGAGGATTTACAAGCGCTTCTTGAAGATCTCGGTGTTTTTCTTGTCCGGCAGTAG
- a CDS encoding TIGR01777 family oxidoreductase, with amino-acid sequence MQGHIVITGATGVIGVELAQQLIERGEKVVLFVRSPDTAEQKIPGAAGYVRWDSDMADGAWTGFISGAKGVIHLAGKPLLESRWSDEHKKECYNSRISGTRHIVSAIAGAEEKPGVFISATAIGYYGSFERCADTSDLFESAPQGSDFLAKICIDWEKEAHAAEKTGVRLVLLRTGIVLSTKGGMLQKMITPFSWFLGGPVGSGLQCISWIHIDDEIACIIEALDNPAYRGAINAVSPEPVTMKEFAAQLGAVLGRPSLFPVPKAAVQLLLGEGAEYAVKGQKVKPGFLLDHGFVFSYTGLAAALRELIDNQK; translated from the coding sequence ATGCAGGGTCATATTGTTATTACCGGAGCTACCGGTGTGATCGGTGTTGAGCTTGCTCAGCAGTTGATTGAGCGGGGAGAGAAGGTTGTTCTGTTTGTCCGCTCGCCGGATACTGCTGAACAAAAAATTCCCGGTGCTGCCGGATATGTCAGGTGGGACTCGGATATGGCGGATGGCGCGTGGACCGGCTTTATCAGCGGAGCAAAAGGTGTGATTCACCTTGCAGGAAAGCCGCTTCTTGAAAGCCGCTGGAGTGACGAGCACAAGAAGGAGTGTTATAATTCCAGAATTTCAGGTACCCGCCACATTGTTTCGGCGATTGCCGGTGCAGAGGAAAAGCCGGGGGTTTTTATTTCCGCAACGGCGATTGGTTACTATGGTTCATTTGAGCGGTGCGCCGATACTTCCGATTTGTTTGAATCTGCTCCCCAGGGAAGTGATTTTCTTGCAAAAATCTGTATTGACTGGGAAAAGGAGGCGCACGCTGCCGAAAAAACAGGAGTGCGTCTTGTGCTGCTGAGAACCGGAATAGTCCTTTCTACCAAAGGGGGGATGCTGCAGAAGATGATTACCCCGTTCTCCTGGTTTCTTGGCGGGCCTGTAGGTTCCGGCCTCCAGTGCATTTCCTGGATTCACATTGATGACGAGATTGCCTGCATTATTGAGGCACTTGATAACCCTGCATACAGGGGAGCGATAAACGCAGTCAGTCCTGAACCTGTTACCATGAAAGAGTTTGCTGCTCAGCTTGGAGCGGTTCTCGGCAGGCCATCCCTTTTTCCGGTACCGAAGGCTGCGGTCCAGCTTCTTCTTGGAGAGGGGGCTGAGTACGCCGTAAAAGGCCAGAAAGTCAAACCCGGTTTTCTGCTTGACCATGGTTTTGTTTTCAGCTATACCGGCCTTGCCGCCGCGCTGAGAGAGCTGATCGACAATCAGAAATAG